Proteins encoded together in one Diceros bicornis minor isolate mBicDic1 chromosome 18, mDicBic1.mat.cur, whole genome shotgun sequence window:
- the NDEL1 gene encoding nuclear distribution protein nudE-like 1 isoform X3: MDGEDIPDFSSLKEETAYWKELSLKYKQSFQEARDELVEFQEGSRELEAELEAQLVQAEQRNRDLQADNQRLKYEVEALKEKLEHQYAQSYKQVSVLEDDLSQTRAIKEQLHKYVRELEQANDDLERAKRATIVSLEDFEQRLNQAIERNAFLESELDEKESLLVSVQRLKDEARDLRQELAVRERQQEVTRKSAPSSPTLDCEKMDSAVQASLSLPATPVGKGTENSFPSPKAIPNGFGTSPLTPSARISALNIVGDLLRKVGALESKLAACRNFAKDQASRKSYISGNVNCGVMNSNGTKFSRSGHTSFFDKGAVNGFDPAPPPPGLGSSRPSSAPGMLPLSV, encoded by the exons ATGGATGGTGAAGATATACCAGATTTTTCAAGTTTAAAGGAGGAAACGGCTTATTGGAAGGAACTTTCTTTGAAGTATAAACAAAG CTTCCAGGAAGCTCGGGATGAGCTAGTGGAATTCCAGGAAGGAAGCAGAGAATTAGAAGCAGAGTTGGAGGCGCAGTTAGTACAGGCTGAACAGAGAAATAGAGACTTGCAAGCTGATAACCAAAGACTGAAATACGAAGTGGAAGCATTAAAG gagaaactagaaCATCAGTATGCACAGAGCTACAAGCAGGTCTCAGTATTAGAAGATGATTTAAGTCAGACTCGGGCCATTAAGGAGCAGTTGCATAAGTATGTGAGAGAGCTGGAGCAGGCCAACGATGACCTGGAGCGAGCAAAAAG ggcaaCAATAGTTTCATTGGAAGACTTTGAACAAAGGCTAAATCAGGCCATTGAACGAAATGCCTTTTTAGAAAGTGAACTTGATGAAAAGGAATCTTTGTTGGTCTCTGTACAGAGGTTAAAGGATGAAGCAAGAG ATTTAAGACAAGAACTAGCAGTTCGGGAAAGACAACAGGAAGTAACCAGAAAGTCGGCTCCCAGTTCTCCAACTCTAGACTGTGAAAAGATGGATTCTGCTGTCCAAGCCTCACTTTCTTTGCCAGCTACTCCTGTTGGCAAAGGAACAGAGAACAGTTTTCCTTCACCAAAAG ctaTACCAAACGGTTTTGGTACCAGTCCACTAACTCCTTCAGCTAGGATATCAGCACTAAATATCGTGGGGGATCTCTTACGGAAAGTAGGG GCTTTAGAATCCAAATTAGCAGCTTGCAGGAATTTTGCAAAGGACCAAGCATCACGAAAATCCTATATTTCAGGGAATGTTAACTGTGGGGTGATGAATAGCAACGGCACCAAGTTCTCTCGATCAGGGCATACATCTTTCTTCGACAAAGG
- the NDEL1 gene encoding nuclear distribution protein nudE-like 1 isoform X2, producing the protein MDGEDIPDFSSLKEETAYWKELSLKYKQSFQEARDELVEFQEGSRELEAELEAQLVQAEQRNRDLQADNQRLKYEVEALKEKLEHQYAQSYKQVSVLEDDLSQTRAIKEQLHKYVRELEQANDDLERAKRATIVSLEDFEQRLNQAIERNAFLESELDEKESLLVSVQRLKDEARDLRQELAVRERQQEVTRKSAPSSPTLDCEKMDSAVQASLSLPATPVGKGTENSFPSPKAIPNGFGTSPLTPSARISALNIVGDLLRKVGALESKLAACRNFAKDQASRKSYISGNVNCGVMNSNGTKFSRSGHTSFFDKGNVVLCAMVSVGDAAFLKSVFHCWLQNFLLSC; encoded by the exons ATGGATGGTGAAGATATACCAGATTTTTCAAGTTTAAAGGAGGAAACGGCTTATTGGAAGGAACTTTCTTTGAAGTATAAACAAAG CTTCCAGGAAGCTCGGGATGAGCTAGTGGAATTCCAGGAAGGAAGCAGAGAATTAGAAGCAGAGTTGGAGGCGCAGTTAGTACAGGCTGAACAGAGAAATAGAGACTTGCAAGCTGATAACCAAAGACTGAAATACGAAGTGGAAGCATTAAAG gagaaactagaaCATCAGTATGCACAGAGCTACAAGCAGGTCTCAGTATTAGAAGATGATTTAAGTCAGACTCGGGCCATTAAGGAGCAGTTGCATAAGTATGTGAGAGAGCTGGAGCAGGCCAACGATGACCTGGAGCGAGCAAAAAG ggcaaCAATAGTTTCATTGGAAGACTTTGAACAAAGGCTAAATCAGGCCATTGAACGAAATGCCTTTTTAGAAAGTGAACTTGATGAAAAGGAATCTTTGTTGGTCTCTGTACAGAGGTTAAAGGATGAAGCAAGAG ATTTAAGACAAGAACTAGCAGTTCGGGAAAGACAACAGGAAGTAACCAGAAAGTCGGCTCCCAGTTCTCCAACTCTAGACTGTGAAAAGATGGATTCTGCTGTCCAAGCCTCACTTTCTTTGCCAGCTACTCCTGTTGGCAAAGGAACAGAGAACAGTTTTCCTTCACCAAAAG ctaTACCAAACGGTTTTGGTACCAGTCCACTAACTCCTTCAGCTAGGATATCAGCACTAAATATCGTGGGGGATCTCTTACGGAAAGTAGGG GCTTTAGAATCCAAATTAGCAGCTTGCAGGAATTTTGCAAAGGACCAAGCATCACGAAAATCCTATATTTCAGGGAATGTTAACTGTGGGGTGATGAATAGCAACGGCACCAAGTTCTCTCGATCAGGGCATACATCTTTCTTCGACAAAGG
- the NDEL1 gene encoding nuclear distribution protein nudE-like 1 isoform X4 yields the protein MDGEDIPDFSSLKEETAYWKELSLKYKQSFQEARDELVEFQEGSRELEAELEAQLVQAEQRNRDLQADNQRLKYEVEALKEKLEHQYAQSYKQVSVLEDDLSQTRAIKEQLHKYVRELEQANDDLERAKRATIVSLEDFEQRLNQAIERNAFLESELDEKESLLVSVQRLKDEARDLRQELAVRERQQEVTRKSAPSSPTLDCEKMDSAVQASLSLPATPVGKGTENSFPSPKAIPNGFGTSPLTPSARISALNIVGDLLRKVGALESKLAACRNFAKDQASRKSYISGNVNCGVMNSNGTKFSRSGHTSFFDKGQEKVIFPTLFMGQ from the exons ATGGATGGTGAAGATATACCAGATTTTTCAAGTTTAAAGGAGGAAACGGCTTATTGGAAGGAACTTTCTTTGAAGTATAAACAAAG CTTCCAGGAAGCTCGGGATGAGCTAGTGGAATTCCAGGAAGGAAGCAGAGAATTAGAAGCAGAGTTGGAGGCGCAGTTAGTACAGGCTGAACAGAGAAATAGAGACTTGCAAGCTGATAACCAAAGACTGAAATACGAAGTGGAAGCATTAAAG gagaaactagaaCATCAGTATGCACAGAGCTACAAGCAGGTCTCAGTATTAGAAGATGATTTAAGTCAGACTCGGGCCATTAAGGAGCAGTTGCATAAGTATGTGAGAGAGCTGGAGCAGGCCAACGATGACCTGGAGCGAGCAAAAAG ggcaaCAATAGTTTCATTGGAAGACTTTGAACAAAGGCTAAATCAGGCCATTGAACGAAATGCCTTTTTAGAAAGTGAACTTGATGAAAAGGAATCTTTGTTGGTCTCTGTACAGAGGTTAAAGGATGAAGCAAGAG ATTTAAGACAAGAACTAGCAGTTCGGGAAAGACAACAGGAAGTAACCAGAAAGTCGGCTCCCAGTTCTCCAACTCTAGACTGTGAAAAGATGGATTCTGCTGTCCAAGCCTCACTTTCTTTGCCAGCTACTCCTGTTGGCAAAGGAACAGAGAACAGTTTTCCTTCACCAAAAG ctaTACCAAACGGTTTTGGTACCAGTCCACTAACTCCTTCAGCTAGGATATCAGCACTAAATATCGTGGGGGATCTCTTACGGAAAGTAGGG GCTTTAGAATCCAAATTAGCAGCTTGCAGGAATTTTGCAAAGGACCAAGCATCACGAAAATCCTATATTTCAGGGAATGTTAACTGTGGGGTGATGAATAGCAACGGCACCAAGTTCTCTCGATCAGGGCATACATCTTTCTTCGACAAAGG